The following proteins are co-located in the Apium graveolens cultivar Ventura chromosome 5, ASM990537v1, whole genome shotgun sequence genome:
- the LOC141724119 gene encoding flap endonuclease GEN-like 1: protein MGVSGNFWDLLKPYARLQGFDFLRNKRVAIDLSYWIVQHETAVKSNVLNPHLRLTFFRTINLFSRFGAFPIFVVDGTPSPLKSQMRIARFFRGSGVDISSLPVAEEGVSVERNHKFVKCVEECIELIKLFGMPVLRAKGEAEALCAQLNKEGHVDACITADSDAFLFGANCVIKSLRPNTKEPLECYYMSDIEAGLGLKRKHLIAISLLVGNDYDSNGVEGIGLETALRFVKSFSEDEILNKLHEIGRSNKIQFEDDICSLGCSVPGSDEIARKTKGPPHCSLCGHPGSKRMHLKFPCEYCNLGTVEGCSEKLVSFKCNCSSCDMDRQQKQQKKNENWEIKVCEKISRERNFPNENIIGIYLPRNQETVEDAGHSLSWDTPNVEMLVDFLNYYQNWDPSYIRQRIFPMLSTIFLREMALNPTDSLLHEQYLFDSIHRVKIKFGHQLYVVKWKKATPAASIAAYTILSKEACERGQSIECIDIVDEPDIPEVQFSSTDGCSFMLTDEDMELVRAAFPEKVDLFLKEKELKEMKSRRKQTGIRSNETPAHASATSSKSVQLSIKEFYRTSKLQKQEKLAEGSSKILGSNSDFSSKSKGGGALNKNLTKSARRRLLFD, encoded by the exons ATGGGGGTGAGTGGTAATTTCTGGGATTTACTTAAACCCTACGCTCGATTACAAGGCTTTGATTTTCTAAGAAACAAAAGGGTTGCTATTGATTTGTCTTATTGGATTGTTCAACACGAGACTGCTGTTAAATCTAATGTTCTTAATCCCCATCTCAGACTCACCTTCTTTCGTACCATCAATCTCTTCTCTCGG TTTGGAGCCTTTCCTATTTTTGTAGTAGATGGAACACCATCCCCACTTAAATCTCAGATGCGAATTGCACGGTTCTTCCGAGGGTCAGGCGTCGATATCTCAAGTTTGCCTGTGGCAGAAGAGGGTGTTTCAGTTGAAAGAAATCACAAGTTTGTGAAGTGTGTTGAAGAGTGCATT GAGTTGATTAAACTTTTTGGGATGCCTGTTCTAAGAGCGAAAGGAGAGGCGGAAGCTTTGTGTGCCCAGTTGAACAAAGAAGGTCATGTGGATGCTTGTATTACTGCTGATAGTGACGCATTTCTGTTCGGGGCTAACTGTGTTATAAAATCCCTCAGGCCTAACACAAAA GAACCTCTTGAGTGCTACTATATGTCCGATATTGAAGCTGGTCTTGGCTTGAAGAGGAAACACTTGATAGCTATTTCTCTTCTGGTTGGAAATGACTATGACTCAAATGGTGTGGAAGGGATTGGGCTTGAGACAGCACTTCGATTTGTCAAGTCTTTCAGTGAAGATGAGATTTTGAATAA ATTGCATGAGATAGGCAGATCCAATAAAATACAATTTGAAGATGATATTTGCTCCTTAGGTTGCTCTGTTCCCGGTTCAGATGAGATTGCAAGGAAGACTAAAGGTCCTCCTCACTGCTCCCTGTGTGGACATCCAGGAAGCAAGAGAATGCATCTTAAGTTTCCTTGTGAATATTGTAACTTGGGTACTGTGGAAGGCTGCTCAGAAAAACTGGTGTCATTTAAATGTAATTGCTCCTCCTGCGATATG GATAGGCAACAGAAGCAACAGAAGAAGAATGAAAATTGGGAAATAAAAGTTTGTGAAAAGATATCCAGGGAGCGAAATTTCCCAAATGAAAATATAATTGGAATATATCTTCCCAGAAACCAGGAAACCGTTGAAG ATGCTGGCCACAGTTTAAGTTGGGATACACCAAATGTAGAGATGCTGgttgattttttaaattattatcaGAACTGGGATCCTTCCTACATACGGCAGAGGATATTTCCAATGCTGTCCACTATTTTTCTGAGAGAAATGGCATTAAATCCAACGGATAGTTTGCTGCATGAACAATATCTATTTGATTCTATCCACCGTGTGAAAATAAAGTTTGGACATCAGTTGTATGTTGTCAAATGGAAGAAAGCTACACCTGCAGCTAGTATTGCTGCCTATACGATTTTATCTAAAGAGGCTTGCGAGCGTGGGCAATCCATTGAATGCATTGATATAGTAGATGAACCTGACATTCCGGAAGTTCAGTTCAGCAGTACTGATGGATGCTCATTTATGCTAACTGATGAAGATATGGAGCTGGTTAGAGCAGCTTTTCCGGAAAAAGTTGATCTTTTCTTAAAAGAAAAG GAACTAAAAGAGATGAAATCAAGAAGAAAGCAAACAGGGATAAGATCTAATGAAACTCCAGCGCATGCATCAGCAACATCATCAAAATCTGTTCAGCTCAGCATAAAAGAATTTTATCGCACATCTAAATTACAAAAGCAGGAAAAATTGGCAGAAGGCTCATCCAAGATTTTGGGAAGTAACAGTGATTTTTCTTCCAAGAGTAAAGGAGGAGGTGCATTAAACAAGAACCTAACGAAGTCTGCAAGGCGCCGGCTTCTTTTCGACTAG